The following coding sequences lie in one Borreliella spielmanii genomic window:
- a CDS encoding cell division protein FtsQ/DivIB yields the protein MIFERKFLIKYIYFSMTLIFFEVIVIIFASPYFLIRYISINNDISLSKEDIIKISGIKPNTYYHNANVRIYEENLKRDLRVKNVKVDLKFPNKINIKIEKRIPVAVALENVGGNITYYLIASDGVILEKSKYLIYDLPVISGLMLNDNNVGDFLEDRMLNVVRGLDYLKINQKYLYNLISEVNFLKLNFYDYNVILYIKSIYNKILITVDMDLMDVMHKVFLAVDLLKEKPGIIDLRSGDIILLGES from the coding sequence ATGATTTTTGAGAGAAAATTTTTAATTAAGTATATATATTTTTCAATGACTTTAATTTTTTTTGAAGTAATAGTTATTATTTTTGCATCTCCTTATTTTTTGATTAGGTATATTAGTATTAATAATGATATTTCTCTTTCTAAAGAGGATATAATCAAGATTTCAGGAATCAAGCCCAATACATATTATCATAATGCTAATGTTAGAATATATGAAGAGAATCTTAAAAGAGATTTAAGGGTAAAAAATGTCAAAGTTGATCTTAAGTTTCCTAATAAAATTAATATTAAAATAGAGAAAAGAATACCCGTTGCTGTTGCTTTAGAAAACGTAGGTGGCAATATTACTTATTATTTGATTGCATCAGATGGTGTAATTTTGGAAAAAAGTAAGTATTTAATTTACGATTTACCCGTAATTAGCGGATTAATGTTAAATGACAATAATGTAGGCGATTTTTTAGAGGATAGGATGCTTAATGTTGTAAGAGGCCTTGATTATCTTAAAATAAATCAAAAATATTTGTATAATTTAATATCAGAGGTGAATTTTTTAAAATTGAATTTCTATGATTATAATGTAATTTTGTATATTAAAAGTATATATAATAAAATATTGATAACAGTTGATATGGATTTAATGGATGTGATGCATAAAGTGTTTCTTGCAGTTGATTTACTTAAAGAAAAGCCCGGCATTATAGATTTAAGAAGTGGTGATATCATTTTGTTAGGAGAAAGTTAG
- the ftsA gene encoding cell division protein FtsA produces the protein MSRNLIVGLDVGTSKICTVVAEVNLNDQLEIVGIGTSISRGVRKGVLINIEAALDSISNSIEAAELISGCDITSLSVSMSGSSVEGTNSRGVVAINSKTREINEEDVERVIEAAKAIVIPMDREILHVIPQEFIVDGIPHIKNPIDMMGIRLEGEVHIITGSSSSSQNLVRCVNRAGFAVDEVVLGSLASSYATLSKEEREMGVLFIDMGKGTTDIILYIDGSPYYTGVIPIGVNRVTLDIAQVWKVPEDVAENIKITAGIAHPSILESQMETVIIPNLGTRPPQEKSRKELSVIINSRLREIFEMMRAEIFKRGLYNKINGGIVLTGGGALFPGISNLIEEVFNYPARIGLPMSINGIGEEHIDPKFSSALGLVLYKHEQQKFNKLKKVSSKVKRKNKISSKLKGWFLKEWF, from the coding sequence GTGTCTAGGAATTTGATAGTAGGTTTGGATGTTGGAACTTCAAAAATTTGTACTGTTGTTGCTGAAGTAAATTTAAATGATCAATTAGAAATAGTTGGAATAGGCACTAGTATATCAAGAGGAGTTAGAAAGGGAGTTTTAATAAATATTGAAGCGGCTCTTGATTCAATATCTAATTCGATTGAGGCTGCAGAGCTTATTTCAGGGTGTGACATTACATCGCTTTCAGTCTCTATGTCTGGAAGTAGTGTTGAGGGAACTAATTCACGTGGTGTTGTTGCAATAAATTCAAAAACGAGAGAGATTAACGAAGAAGATGTTGAGAGAGTAATTGAAGCAGCAAAGGCAATTGTCATTCCAATGGATAGAGAAATCCTTCATGTCATTCCTCAAGAATTTATTGTGGATGGAATACCGCATATAAAAAACCCAATAGACATGATGGGTATTCGTCTTGAAGGAGAGGTGCATATTATTACAGGATCTAGTTCTTCTAGTCAGAATTTAGTCAGATGCGTAAATCGAGCTGGTTTTGCTGTTGATGAGGTTGTTCTTGGAAGCTTAGCTTCATCTTATGCAACTCTTTCTAAAGAAGAGCGCGAGATGGGTGTTTTATTTATTGATATGGGTAAAGGCACAACAGATATTATTCTTTATATTGACGGTTCCCCTTATTATACGGGTGTGATTCCTATTGGTGTTAATAGGGTAACTCTTGATATTGCTCAAGTTTGGAAGGTTCCTGAGGATGTTGCTGAAAATATTAAAATAACAGCTGGAATTGCTCACCCGTCTATTTTAGAGAGTCAAATGGAAACTGTAATTATTCCAAATCTTGGAACTCGACCTCCTCAAGAGAAAAGTAGAAAAGAGTTGTCTGTAATAATTAATTCAAGACTAAGGGAAATTTTTGAAATGATGAGAGCAGAAATATTTAAAAGAGGGCTTTATAATAAAATTAATGGTGGGATAGTTTTAACAGGTGGAGGAGCTTTATTCCCAGGTATTTCAAATTTAATAGAAGAAGTATTTAATTACCCTGCAAGAATAGGTTTGCCAATGAGTATTAATGGGATTGGAGAAGAGCATATAGATCCTAAGTTTTCTTCAGCTCTTGGTCTTGTTCTTTATAAGCACGAGCAACAAAAATTCAATAAATTAAAGAAGGTAAGCAGTAAAGTTAAAAGAAAAAATAAAATATCTTCAAAGTTGAAAGGTTGGTTTTTGAAAGAATGGTTTTGA
- the ftsZ gene encoding cell division protein FtsZ: MKDYNMIDSHTRRFDSTTNPTILKVIGAGGGGSNAVNRMIEYGVRDVEFIVANTDLQALQTSIAPIKIALGAKVTAGLGAGGKPEIGQAAAEEDIDVIRNHLSGADMVFITAGMGGGTGTGAAPVIAQVAKELGILTVGVVTKPFKFEGPKKLRLAEQGINNLRKSVDTLIIIPNQKLLTVVDKRTTIKDAFKRADDVLRMGVQGIAGLIIEHGEVNIDFADVKSIMQGQGDALMGIGYGKGENRAVDAATSAISNPLLEEVRIEGSKGLLVNVTGGDDFSLLELEEIMGIITVSVDDEATVIYGHAINSNLDDEIYVTVVATGFASKKQKEILNVPENNTLSSKEFDTLMSGNQNVPSGSYEHQDPSFATKSKNVNYFDDDIDVPTFLRNLNKKSSDD; encoded by the coding sequence ATGAAAGATTATAATATGATTGATAGCCATACAAGAAGATTTGATTCTACTACAAATCCTACAATTCTTAAGGTAATTGGTGCGGGTGGGGGAGGTAGTAATGCTGTTAATCGTATGATTGAGTATGGAGTAAGAGATGTTGAATTTATTGTGGCTAATACGGATCTTCAGGCTCTCCAAACCTCTATTGCTCCTATAAAAATTGCTCTTGGAGCAAAAGTTACAGCAGGGCTTGGTGCTGGAGGAAAGCCCGAGATTGGACAAGCTGCAGCAGAAGAAGATATAGATGTTATACGTAATCATCTTTCTGGTGCTGATATGGTATTTATTACTGCTGGTATGGGGGGTGGGACGGGAACCGGAGCAGCTCCGGTTATTGCACAAGTTGCAAAAGAACTTGGCATTTTAACAGTTGGAGTTGTAACAAAGCCTTTTAAGTTTGAAGGCCCTAAGAAATTAAGACTTGCTGAGCAAGGAATAAATAACTTAAGAAAATCTGTAGATACATTGATTATTATCCCAAATCAAAAGCTTTTAACCGTTGTTGACAAAAGGACTACCATTAAAGATGCTTTTAAGCGTGCAGATGATGTTTTAAGAATGGGTGTTCAAGGTATTGCGGGGCTTATTATTGAGCACGGAGAGGTTAATATCGATTTTGCTGATGTTAAAAGTATTATGCAAGGGCAAGGCGATGCTTTAATGGGAATCGGATATGGCAAGGGTGAAAACAGGGCTGTTGATGCTGCAACTTCTGCGATTAGCAATCCACTACTTGAAGAAGTTCGTATTGAGGGATCTAAAGGGCTTCTTGTTAATGTTACTGGTGGAGATGATTTTTCATTGCTTGAACTTGAAGAGATTATGGGGATAATTACTGTTAGCGTTGATGATGAGGCTACTGTAATATATGGGCATGCCATTAATTCAAATCTTGATGATGAAATTTACGTTACAGTTGTTGCTACAGGCTTTGCATCTAAAAAGCAAAAAGAAATATTAAATGTGCCAGAAAATAATACCTTAAGCTCTAAAGAGTTTGACACTTTAATGTCAGGCAATCAAAATGTTCCTTCTGGATCCTATGAACATCAAGATCCTTCTTTTGCAACAAAGTCTAAAAATGTAAATTATTTTGATGATGACATTGATGTTCCAACATTTCTTAGAAATTTAAATAAGAAAAGTAGCGATGATTAA
- a CDS encoding tetratricopeptide repeat protein: MKILSLIILINLFLSCGSESKEKLNLGLRLRELEISGGGSESKIEVYKEFIQKEDKNILKIVNSIDKKARFFNLIGLEFFKLGQYGPAIEYFTKNLEINPNNYLSHFYLGVVSYNLAKNLRVKDEVEKYIILAENSFLKSISIRDDFKDSLFAISNMYVYDLDKQLEAKNYLNKLDDMGEDYFEFFMLRGANYYSLGDLGNAILFYDKASKSASTDEQKEGVSRIMSNLK; encoded by the coding sequence ATGAAAATTTTATCGTTAATAATACTTATTAATTTATTTTTATCTTGTGGTAGCGAATCTAAAGAAAAATTGAATCTTGGGCTTAGATTAAGAGAATTGGAAATTTCAGGCGGTGGATCTGAATCTAAGATTGAGGTTTATAAGGAATTTATTCAAAAAGAAGATAAAAATATTTTAAAGATAGTTAATTCTATTGATAAGAAAGCCAGATTTTTCAATTTGATTGGTCTTGAATTTTTTAAGCTTGGTCAGTATGGACCTGCGATTGAGTATTTTACTAAAAATTTAGAAATCAACCCTAATAATTATTTATCTCATTTTTACTTAGGTGTCGTATCTTATAATTTAGCTAAAAATTTAAGAGTAAAAGATGAAGTTGAAAAATACATAATTCTTGCTGAAAATTCTTTTTTAAAATCAATTTCAATCAGAGATGATTTTAAAGACTCTCTTTTTGCTATTTCTAATATGTATGTATATGATCTTGACAAACAACTTGAAGCTAAAAATTATTTAAATAAACTTGATGATATGGGTGAGGATTATTTTGAGTTTTTCATGTTAAGGGGTGCAAATTATTATTCGCTAGGTGATCTTGGTAATGCTATATTGTTTTATGATAAAGCTAGTAAAAGTGCTTCAACTGATGAGCAAAAAGAAGGTGTTTCTAGGATCATGAGTAATTTGAAATAA
- the dprA gene encoding DNA-processing protein DprA has product MKLLYIDNLKFLKSKEKLKLFNNFDFNDIIKLTQKDIESYLLRSFRRAFRLPDLKLVELQEKVIRRTKAKIAILGSKLYPNKLKRIYDPPFAIYYKGNLPNSSLLSWAVVGSRRISKALAERTREFSSHLAKNGVEIVSGFAIGADIEAHIAAINENSRTFAVIPTDIDNIYPKQNRKYVFKLLEQGGGIITETLPFDKIQNYFFAKRNRLISGLSDAIFITYAPLKSGALITAELGLDLGLDIYVYDLDFCGEGAVKLHSFGAQEIKTVKDLYTLLNIKYVDSNNIEDDSKECCDCKDVSDVLIGELLKEVYK; this is encoded by the coding sequence ATGAAATTGCTTTATATTGATAACTTGAAATTTTTAAAAAGCAAAGAAAAATTGAAACTTTTTAATAATTTTGACTTTAATGATATTATTAAATTGACTCAAAAGGACATTGAGTCTTATCTTTTAAGATCGTTTAGAAGAGCATTTAGGTTGCCAGATTTAAAATTAGTAGAATTGCAAGAAAAAGTTATTCGAAGGACAAAGGCTAAAATTGCTATTCTGGGGTCTAAGCTTTATCCTAATAAGCTTAAAAGAATTTATGATCCCCCTTTTGCTATTTACTATAAAGGCAATTTGCCGAATTCCTCTTTATTGTCTTGGGCTGTTGTTGGTTCTAGAAGAATTAGCAAAGCTCTTGCCGAGAGAACAAGAGAATTTTCTTCACATCTTGCAAAAAATGGTGTAGAGATTGTTTCTGGATTTGCAATTGGTGCTGATATTGAAGCTCATATAGCAGCAATCAATGAGAATAGCAGAACATTTGCTGTTATTCCAACAGATATTGATAATATTTATCCTAAGCAAAATCGAAAATATGTTTTCAAGCTTTTAGAACAAGGTGGAGGAATAATTACTGAAACTTTACCATTTGATAAAATTCAAAATTATTTTTTTGCCAAAAGGAATAGATTGATCTCGGGTCTATCAGATGCTATTTTTATAACTTATGCGCCTTTAAAATCGGGGGCTTTGATTACAGCTGAACTTGGGCTTGATTTAGGGCTTGACATTTATGTTTATGATTTAGATTTTTGTGGAGAAGGAGCTGTAAAATTACACAGCTTTGGTGCTCAAGAAATAAAAACCGTTAAGGATCTTTATACTTTATTAAATATTAAATATGTAGATTCCAATAATATTGAAGATGATTCTAAAGAGTGTTGTGATTGTAAAGATGTGTCTGATGTTCTTATTGGAGAACTTTTAAAAGAGGTATATAAATAG
- the hslV gene encoding ATP-dependent protease subunit HslV, producing MGFKGTTVIAIKKNGKTVVAADGQVTFGHTVLKSNAIKIRKLLNGKILAGFAGSTSDAITLFEKFEEKIKAKGDGLVDIKRAAVDLAKDWRSDKILHKLEAMMLVADSKNILLISGTGDVVEPEEDVISIGSGGNYAYSAALAYMENKKLSAFEVALRSLKIAARVCIYTNSNIVLEEIENE from the coding sequence ATGGGCTTTAAAGGAACTACAGTGATTGCAATAAAAAAAAATGGTAAGACTGTGGTGGCAGCAGATGGACAAGTAACTTTTGGACATACTGTTTTAAAGAGTAATGCTATTAAAATACGAAAATTGCTTAATGGCAAAATTTTGGCAGGATTTGCAGGTTCAACGTCTGATGCAATTACTCTTTTTGAAAAATTTGAAGAAAAAATCAAGGCAAAAGGTGATGGTTTGGTGGACATTAAAAGGGCGGCTGTTGACCTTGCGAAAGATTGGCGTTCTGACAAAATACTGCATAAGCTTGAAGCGATGATGCTTGTTGCTGATTCTAAGAATATTCTTTTGATTTCTGGTACCGGCGATGTTGTTGAACCAGAAGAGGATGTTATTTCAATCGGTAGTGGTGGCAATTATGCATACTCAGCAGCTCTTGCTTATATGGAGAACAAAAAATTAAGTGCTTTTGAGGTTGCTCTTAGATCTTTAAAAATAGCAGCAAGAGTATGTATATATACTAATTCTAACATTGTACTTGAGGAGATTGAAAATGAATAA
- the hslU gene encoding HslU--HslV peptidase ATPase subunit, giving the protein MNKLEEHYIVPKDVVAELDKYIIGQDEAKKLVSIALVNRYIRSRLPKEIKDEVMPKNIIMIGSTGIGKTEIARRLSKLIKAPFIKVEATKYTEVGYVGRDVESMVRDLMGIAVNMVKEEMYNTVREDALVKTEERIVESLFKGSGNSENVDPNEIKAEEKVKDKLRKKLRAGELDDTTIEIQISSKMPFSTIEIFTGGNFEEIDMGIGGLLGNIFDRKKKRELKIKKAKEIILAEELEKLVDHENISDIAKSKVENMGIIFIDEIDKIAAKNRSGNDVSREGVQRDILPIIEGSKVNTKYGIVDTSHILFIAAGAFNLAKPSDLIPELQGRFPIKVELKSLSIDDFKKILKQTKNSLIKQYVAMFKVYNLDLKFSEEAIDRIAEFTFNMNLENENLGARRLHGVMERVLADLFFEVPGSKLKKFEINLDYVNKKIQINEQKDLNYYII; this is encoded by the coding sequence ATGAATAAATTAGAAGAACATTATATAGTTCCTAAAGATGTAGTTGCAGAACTTGATAAGTACATAATAGGTCAAGACGAAGCTAAAAAATTAGTATCGATTGCTCTTGTTAATAGATATATAAGGTCTAGGCTTCCAAAAGAAATAAAAGATGAGGTAATGCCTAAAAACATTATTATGATTGGGTCAACCGGCATTGGAAAAACTGAGATTGCAAGAAGGCTTTCTAAGTTAATTAAAGCTCCTTTTATTAAAGTAGAGGCTACAAAATATACTGAGGTTGGTTATGTTGGTCGTGATGTTGAATCTATGGTTAGAGATTTGATGGGCATTGCAGTTAATATGGTAAAAGAAGAGATGTATAACACTGTAAGAGAAGATGCTTTAGTAAAAACAGAGGAGAGAATAGTTGAGAGTCTTTTTAAAGGGTCTGGCAATTCTGAGAATGTAGATCCAAATGAAATAAAAGCGGAAGAAAAAGTAAAAGATAAGCTTAGGAAAAAACTTAGAGCAGGCGAGCTTGATGATACTACTATTGAAATACAAATTTCTAGTAAAATGCCATTTTCTACAATAGAAATATTTACAGGTGGTAATTTTGAAGAGATCGATATGGGAATTGGTGGTTTATTAGGCAATATATTTGATAGAAAAAAGAAAAGAGAATTGAAAATTAAAAAGGCAAAAGAAATAATTTTAGCAGAAGAACTTGAGAAATTGGTTGATCATGAAAATATTTCAGATATTGCAAAATCTAAAGTTGAGAATATGGGAATTATTTTTATTGATGAGATCGATAAGATAGCTGCTAAGAATAGGAGTGGTAATGATGTATCTAGAGAAGGCGTTCAAAGAGATATTTTGCCAATTATTGAAGGTTCTAAAGTTAATACAAAATATGGAATAGTTGATACTTCTCATATTTTGTTTATTGCAGCAGGAGCATTTAATTTAGCCAAACCTTCTGATTTAATACCCGAGCTTCAAGGAAGATTTCCAATTAAAGTTGAGCTTAAGAGTTTAAGCATAGACGATTTTAAAAAAATTTTAAAACAAACAAAAAATTCTTTAATAAAGCAATATGTTGCTATGTTTAAGGTTTATAATTTGGATTTAAAGTTTAGCGAGGAGGCTATAGATAGAATTGCAGAGTTTACTTTTAATATGAATCTTGAGAATGAAAATCTTGGTGCAAGAAGACTTCACGGTGTTATGGAAAGAGTACTTGCAGATCTTTTTTTTGAGGTACCTGGTAGTAAGTTAAAAAAATTTGAAATAAACTTGGACTATGTTAATAAAAAAATACAAATTAACGAACAAAAAGATTTAAATTATTATATAATTTAG
- the flgB gene encoding flagellar basal body rod protein FlgB produces MNDFERSVDFSHRYLDVLSLRQSVVSDNIANVDTPNFKRSKISFEAELEKALLNKDKNNLNLIKSSDKHLSRLKSPEYSDVKPHRVLDHFSTMNNNGNNVDIDSEIKALVQNQMMYHLMTNVQAHYFKSINIVLK; encoded by the coding sequence TTGAATGACTTTGAAAGATCTGTAGATTTTTCACACAGGTATTTAGATGTTCTAAGTTTAAGGCAAAGTGTTGTTTCTGATAATATAGCAAATGTAGATACTCCAAATTTTAAAAGAAGCAAAATTTCTTTTGAGGCAGAGCTTGAGAAAGCTTTATTAAATAAAGATAAAAATAATCTAAACTTAATTAAGTCTAGCGATAAGCATTTATCTAGGCTTAAAAGTCCAGAATATTCAGATGTCAAGCCTCACAGAGTTCTTGATCATTTTTCAACTATGAATAATAATGGCAATAATGTTGATATTGATTCTGAGATTAAGGCACTTGTACAAAATCAAATGATGTATCATCTTATGACTAATGTTCAAGCGCATTATTTTAAAAGTATAAATATTGTATTAAAATAA
- the flgC gene encoding flagellar basal body rod protein FlgC, with translation MGLFSSINVASTGLTAQRLRIDVISNNIANVSTSRTPDGGPYRRQRIIFAPRINNPYWKGPFIPDYLDNGIGQGVRVASIEKDRSPLKLKYDPTHPDSISSGDKKGYVELPNVNLVEEMVDMISASRAYEANSTVINSSKSMFRSALAILQS, from the coding sequence ATGGGATTGTTTTCAAGTATTAATGTAGCTTCAACAGGATTAACAGCACAAAGGTTGAGAATTGATGTTATTTCTAATAATATTGCAAATGTTTCTACTTCTAGAACCCCTGATGGTGGGCCTTATAGAAGGCAAAGGATTATTTTTGCCCCAAGGATTAATAATCCTTATTGGAAAGGGCCTTTTATTCCAGATTATCTTGATAATGGTATTGGGCAAGGGGTTAGGGTAGCTAGTATTGAAAAAGATAGGTCTCCATTAAAGTTAAAATATGATCCAACTCATCCTGATTCAATAAGTTCTGGGGATAAAAAAGGTTATGTAGAGCTTCCTAATGTTAATTTAGTTGAAGAAATGGTAGATATGATTTCAGCTTCTCGTGCTTATGAGGCAAATTCTACTGTTATTAATAGTAGTAAGTCTATGTTTAGAAGTGCATTAGCTATACTTCAAAGCTAA
- the fliE gene encoding flagellar hook-basal body complex protein FliE, whose product MRIDAFFTENKENNVNLVKKSPLHFDVNLFSSKDTVTVKDNDIKTFKDVLINTVTDVNKSQLNVSKVMEQAILRPSNVDVHDFVIAMSKANMNLSILKAVVERGVKAYQDIINIR is encoded by the coding sequence GTGAGAATAGATGCTTTTTTTACAGAGAATAAAGAGAATAATGTTAATTTGGTTAAAAAAAGCCCTTTGCATTTTGATGTGAATCTTTTTAGTTCTAAAGACACTGTCACTGTCAAAGACAATGATATTAAAACATTTAAGGATGTTTTAATAAATACGGTTACTGATGTCAATAAAAGCCAATTAAATGTTTCTAAAGTTATGGAACAAGCTATTCTTCGACCTAGTAACGTTGATGTTCATGATTTTGTAATAGCTATGTCTAAGGCCAATATGAATTTAAGCATTTTAAAGGCTGTTGTTGAAAGAGGCGTGAAGGCTTATCAAGATATAATCAATATTCGTTAA
- the fliF gene encoding flagellar basal-body MS-ring/collar protein FliF: protein MSNFFTNFFVSAKGIFKKASTVQKIALGLIIFFVVLAFVFLIGLSTKSQSIALFGVEIKDQYLLDRISQRLDRENVKYILSSDGRIYLDDEKLAKKMRAILVREELVPVHMDPWALFDIDRWTITDFERSINLRRSITRAVEQHIVALDDVDAVSVNLVMPEKALFKESQEPVKASVRITPRPGSDIITNRKKIEGLVKLIQYAIEGLESDNIAIVDNSGTILNDFSNLDGIDRIDLAEKERKLKLKYEAMLRGEIDSALGKVLSVDRFMIARINVKLDTSKETTESKEYAPIELQSQDPKASYNTRKVSDSTIISSQTQKKEYQGQGYSPWGPPGQEGNTPPEYQDLSDITGKYNESQEIKNVALNEKKSTSEKEPARIVGVSLGIFVDGIWNFVYDEKGNFVIENGMRKREYKPMALEEIKNIEDVLQSSFEYKPERGDSITVRNISFDRMNEFREMDENYFASERFKYFLFIASIIFSLLILMFTIFFAISRELERRRRLREEELAKQAHLRRQQALMDSGDDIGVDDVVGGIREGDELQNNAELLAREKPEDVAKLIRTWLLKNA from the coding sequence TTGAGCAATTTTTTTACTAATTTCTTTGTTTCAGCAAAAGGAATCTTCAAAAAAGCTAGTACGGTTCAAAAAATAGCCTTAGGGTTGATTATTTTTTTTGTGGTTCTTGCGTTTGTTTTTTTGATAGGGCTTTCTACTAAAAGCCAAAGTATTGCTCTTTTTGGGGTTGAGATTAAAGATCAGTATCTCTTAGATAGGATATCGCAGAGACTTGACAGAGAAAATGTTAAGTATATTTTAAGTTCCGATGGAAGAATTTATTTAGATGATGAAAAGCTTGCAAAAAAAATGAGGGCAATTCTTGTCAGAGAAGAGCTTGTGCCCGTTCATATGGATCCATGGGCTTTATTTGATATCGATAGATGGACTATTACTGATTTTGAAAGAAGTATTAATCTTAGAAGATCTATTACAAGAGCGGTTGAGCAGCATATTGTAGCTTTAGATGATGTTGATGCTGTTAGTGTGAATCTTGTTATGCCAGAGAAGGCTCTTTTTAAAGAATCACAAGAGCCTGTTAAGGCATCTGTTAGGATTACTCCAAGACCCGGTTCTGATATTATTACCAATAGAAAAAAAATCGAAGGACTTGTTAAGCTTATTCAGTATGCCATTGAAGGTCTTGAGTCAGATAATATTGCTATTGTTGATAATAGTGGAACCATTCTAAATGATTTTTCTAATTTAGATGGGATAGATAGAATAGATTTGGCAGAAAAAGAACGCAAGTTAAAGCTTAAGTATGAAGCTATGCTTAGAGGGGAAATCGACTCCGCATTAGGTAAGGTCTTATCTGTTGATAGATTCATGATAGCCAGAATAAATGTAAAGCTTGATACTTCAAAGGAAACCACAGAATCTAAAGAGTATGCTCCTATTGAGCTTCAATCCCAAGATCCAAAAGCTTCTTACAATACTAGAAAAGTAAGTGATTCAACTATTATATCTTCTCAGACGCAAAAAAAAGAATATCAGGGACAAGGATATAGTCCTTGGGGGCCTCCTGGGCAGGAAGGCAATACTCCCCCTGAATATCAAGATTTAAGCGATATTACTGGCAAATATAATGAGTCTCAAGAGATTAAAAATGTTGCTTTAAATGAAAAAAAATCTACAAGCGAAAAAGAACCTGCTAGGATTGTAGGTGTTTCTCTTGGTATTTTCGTGGATGGTATTTGGAATTTTGTGTATGATGAGAAGGGAAATTTTGTAATAGAAAATGGAATGAGAAAAAGAGAATATAAGCCTATGGCATTAGAAGAAATAAAAAATATTGAAGATGTTTTGCAAAGTTCTTTTGAATATAAGCCAGAAAGAGGTGATTCAATAACTGTTAGAAATATTTCTTTTGATCGTATGAATGAATTTAGAGAAATGGATGAAAATTATTTTGCAAGTGAAAGGTTTAAATATTTTTTGTTTATTGCAAGTATAATATTTTCACTATTAATTTTAATGTTTACAATATTTTTTGCTATTTCTAGAGAACTTGAAAGACGAAGACGTCTTAGAGAAGAGGAATTGGCAAAGCAGGCGCATTTAAGGCGTCAGCAAGCCTTAATGGATAGTGGTGATGATATTGGTGTTGATGATGTTGTTGGTGGGATTAGAGAAGGCGATGAGCTTCAAAACAATGCTGAGCTTTTAGCCAGAGAAAAGCCAGAAGATGTTGCTAAGCTTATAAGAACATGGCTTTTGAAAAACGCGTAG